The Meriones unguiculatus strain TT.TT164.6M chromosome 9, Bangor_MerUng_6.1, whole genome shotgun sequence genome window below encodes:
- the LOC132656421 gene encoding protein SPMIP1: protein MRDVFNPQNHAYFGNIIRKEVAARTAWTIRYGHKYLREASGARKQPQQAPFGSVSKACPAPSTGPPVRKKEGWSEARGVRDQLFRAAGVQGNRVQQVRIAPQHRAPQGRPEDLKMKHPTPATLKLLFQGTSHDGQGRTMYLKERNRLKPEEKYKYPMVSSWEYGWHVGDVMENYKNPAFARTYPITKSFYNKNGIFHIPRRSDNIM from the exons ATGAGGGACGTGTTCAACCCTCAGAACCATGCCTACTTTGGGAATATAATAAGGAAGGAGGTGGCTGCGCGAACCGCCTGGACTATCCGCTATGGACACAAGTACCTGAGAGAGGCGTCTGGGGCCAGGAAGCAGCCCCAGCAAGCCCCCTTTGGGTCAGTCTCGAAAGCATGCCCAGCGCCTTCCACTGGCCCCCCGGTCAGAAAAAAGGAGGGATGGTCGGAGGCCAGGGGGGTCCGGGACCAGCTGTTCAGGGCTGCGGGTGTCCAGGGAAACAGAGTGCAGCAGGTCAGAATTGCTCCTCAGCACAGAGCACCCCAAGGCAGGCCGGAGGACTTAAAGATGAAGCACCCTACCCCAGCCACCCTgaagctgctcttccagggtaCCTCCCATGATGGCCAGGGCCGGACCATGTACCTCAAGGAGCGGAATCGACTGAAACCAGAGGAGAAGTACAAGTACCCGATGGTGTCTTCCTGGGAGTACGGCTGGCATGTAG GGGATGTCATGGAGAACTACAAGAATCCAGCTTTTGCCAGAACTTATCCCATCACAAAGTCATTTTACAACAAAAATGGCATTTTCCATATTCCACGGCGATCAGACAACATCATGTGA